A single window of Anaerocolumna chitinilytica DNA harbors:
- the thyX gene encoding FAD-dependent thymidylate synthase — MRIIEPSFEILDEIKGDEILRKIEIIGRVCYKSEDRITEDSSKKFISSILKNGHESVIEHEKISVRIICDRGVTHEIVRHRIASYSQESTRYCNYSNEKFGKELTLIKPIFWDENSEQYKLWLESMDQIEKAYNKMIEMGVTPQEARSILPNSLKTEIVVTMNLREWRHFFKLRTSTKAHPQMREVACKMLDKFKGIIPIIFDDINY; from the coding sequence ATGAGAATTATTGAACCGTCATTTGAAATTTTAGATGAGATAAAGGGAGACGAGATACTTAGGAAGATCGAAATTATTGGAAGGGTTTGCTATAAAAGCGAGGATCGTATTACGGAAGATTCATCAAAAAAATTCATATCTAGCATACTTAAAAATGGACATGAGTCAGTAATTGAACATGAAAAAATCTCAGTTAGAATAATATGTGATAGGGGAGTCACGCATGAAATTGTTCGACATAGAATAGCAAGCTATAGTCAAGAAAGTACTCGTTATTGCAATTATAGTAATGAAAAATTCGGAAAAGAATTAACTTTAATTAAACCAATATTTTGGGATGAAAATAGTGAACAATATAAGTTGTGGCTTGAGTCAATGGATCAGATTGAAAAAGCATATAATAAAATGATAGAAATGGGAGTAACACCTCAAGAAGCTAGGAGTATTTTGCCAAATAGTTTAAAGACTGAAATAGTTGTAACGATGAATTTACGTGAGTGGAGACATTTTTTTAAGCTGAGAACATCTACAAAAGCACATCCGCAGATGAGAGAAGTGGCTTGTAAAATGCTTGATAAATTCAAAGGCATAATACCAATAATATTTGATGATATAAATTATTAG
- a CDS encoding phosphoribosyltransferase: MKKIVSKFFELSKNVVSQYGKENVIIVAAGTEGLKIGTLLAYALGCLYTYYIPEYLEKSEQDISIECENKHIIIVTDAIATGDTVDEIINKCKIQVSMIKNILSIFGREIKDNESWKYEKIAVYLNTSFQLDVIKQEECQIKQAYGKCICIDM, from the coding sequence TTGAAGAAGATCGTTTCAAAATTTTTTGAACTATCAAAGAATGTAGTTAGCCAGTATGGAAAAGAAAATGTGATTATTGTTGCTGCAGGCACAGAAGGGTTGAAAATTGGAACATTATTGGCTTATGCTTTGGGATGTTTATATACATATTATATTCCGGAATATTTGGAAAAATCTGAACAGGATATATCCATAGAATGTGAGAACAAGCATATTATAATTGTAACTGATGCTATAGCTACAGGTGATACTGTTGACGAAATAATAAATAAATGTAAAATTCAAGTTTCAATGATAAAAAATATATTATCAATATTTGGTAGAGAAATAAAAGATAATGAATCATGGAAATATGAAAAAATTGCAGTATATCTTAATACGAGTTTTCAGTTAGATGTAATAAAGCAAGAAGAATGTCAAATAAAGCAAGCATATGGAAAGTGTATTTGTATCGATATGTAA
- a CDS encoding HD domain-containing protein, with the protein MTYEEDEYDCIKYLENSIYIENFNTLRGIFRKRLDQGAASSEIKFTTHDYSTHCKNIYKIISETVVDFSKKPSKKTIFLLDVAVLLHDIVMADNTELRETHAKDGQMFVLDAIYSNDRNEINSVLDASSAKIIASAIYGHGNIKNNVGVKVNTLEELYKKYEHTKTDDDKLACQIGAALRLADELDSTVDRINRPQNEYHFNENLEKDRLSKSHHMKLVLVDKIYKDPEKNDQLKIATNDYYFEKNGFNDDLGEMILEVKNKIIKELECINSYISHKIDGCFYRIFHSVEIETYNSDMQIYLDHPKKKIKKY; encoded by the coding sequence ATGACTTATGAAGAAGATGAATATGATTGCATAAAATATTTAGAAAATTCAATTTACATAGAAAATTTTAATACTCTTCGGGGAATTTTCAGAAAAAGATTAGACCAAGGAGCAGCAAGTTCAGAAATAAAATTTACGACACATGACTATTCAACTCATTGTAAAAATATTTATAAGATTATAAGTGAAACGGTTGTTGATTTTAGTAAAAAACCATCTAAAAAAACTATATTTTTATTAGATGTTGCTGTTTTATTACATGATATTGTTATGGCTGATAATACTGAGTTGAGGGAAACACATGCAAAAGATGGACAAATGTTTGTTTTGGATGCAATTTATTCGAATGATCGAAATGAGATTAATAGTGTTTTAGATGCTAGTAGTGCTAAAATTATCGCATCAGCTATTTATGGACATGGAAATATTAAAAATAATGTTGGAGTAAAGGTAAATACATTAGAAGAACTATATAAAAAATATGAACATACGAAAACTGATGATGATAAATTAGCTTGTCAAATAGGAGCTGCTTTACGCTTAGCTGACGAATTAGATTCAACAGTTGATCGAATTAATAGACCACAAAATGAATACCACTTTAATGAAAACTTAGAGAAAGATAGACTGTCAAAAAGTCATCATATGAAATTGGTATTAGTTGATAAGATTTATAAAGATCCCGAAAAAAATGATCAACTTAAGATTGCTACAAATGATTACTATTTTGAAAAAAATGGTTTTAATGATGATTTGGGAGAAATGATATTAGAAGTAAAAAATAAAATTATTAAAGAATTAGAATGTATAAATAGTTACATATCGCATAAAATAGATGGTTGTTTTTATCGAATATTTCATAGTGTTGAAATTGAAACTTACAACTCAGATATGCAGATATATTTAGACCATCCTAAAAAAAAAATAAAAAAGTATTAA
- a CDS encoding AAA family ATPase: MLSRKYNYIKSFLIEGDPGEGKTTLALTLAALLSRGQPLPCDEDIPYEPINIIYQIAEDGIDDTIKPRLEKANADCSKIHVIDETEKELGMTDERLEQAIAETKAKLVILDPIQTYIGSDVDMHRANEIRFVLKRLGIIAEKYGCAIVLIGHMNKASGSKSTYRGLGSIDIQATVRSVLLVAKIPDKPNIRIMAQDKSVLRRQEIPLDLKYQKTEDLSVSVHMT, encoded by the coding sequence ATCTTATCTCGCAAATATAATTATATCAAAAGCTTCTTAATAGAAGGAGATCCAGGAGAAGGTAAGACAACACTTGCACTAACATTAGCGGCACTACTTAGCAGAGGGCAACCTCTTCCATGTGATGAAGATATACCATATGAGCCAATTAACATTATCTACCAAATTGCGGAGGATGGGATTGACGATACGATAAAGCCAAGACTTGAAAAGGCGAATGCAGACTGTAGCAAAATCCATGTGATTGATGAAACAGAGAAAGAACTGGGTATGACGGATGAAAGACTAGAGCAGGCAATCGCTGAAACAAAAGCAAAGCTTGTAATTCTAGATCCGATTCAAACCTATATCGGTTCTGATGTAGATATGCACCGAGCCAATGAGATACGATTCGTATTAAAGCGCTTAGGGATAATTGCTGAAAAGTATGGATGTGCCATTGTTCTAATCGGTCACATGAATAAAGCTTCTGGCTCAAAGTCAACATATCGAGGACTTGGCTCTATTGATATTCAGGCAACGGTTAGAAGTGTATTACTAGTAGCAAAAATACCAGATAAACCCAACATTCGTATTATGGCACAAGATAAATCAGTCTTGCGGCGGCAGGAGATTCCATTGGATTTGAAATATCAGAAGACAGAGGATTTGAGTGTATCGGTCCATATGACATAA
- the rpsI gene encoding 30S ribosomal protein S9, with the protein MAKAKYYGTGRRKSSIARVYLVPGTGKVTINKRDMDEYFGLETLKLIVRQPLTITDTVDKFDVLVNVHGGGFTGQAGAIRHGISRALLQADQEYRPALKKAGFLTRDPRMKERKKYGLKAARRAPQFSKR; encoded by the coding sequence TTGGCTAAAGCAAAATACTACGGAACCGGAAGAAGAAAAAGCAGTATTGCCAGAGTATATTTAGTACCTGGAACTGGTAAAGTTACAATCAATAAAAGAGATATGGATGAGTATTTCGGACTTGAGACATTAAAGTTAATCGTTCGTCAGCCTCTTACCATTACTGATACAGTAGATAAGTTTGATGTACTTGTTAACGTTCACGGAGGTGGTTTCACCGGCCAGGCTGGCGCAATCCGTCACGGAATCTCCAGAGCTTTATTACAGGCTGATCAGGAATATCGTCCTGCATTAAAGAAAGCTGGTTTCTTAACAAGAGATCCTAGAATGAAAGAAAGAAAGAAGTACGGCTTAAAAGCAGCTCGTCGTGCTCCTCAGTTCTCAAAGAGATAG
- the rplM gene encoding 50S ribosomal protein L13, whose translation MKSYMASASTIERKWYVIDATGHTLGRLSSEIAKILRGKNKPTYTPFIDTGDYVIVVNAEKIKVTGKKLDQKIYYNHSDYVGGMRETTLRELMAKKPTDAISIAVKGMLPKGPLGRQMITKLHVYAGPEHENAAQKPEVLEIKY comes from the coding sequence ATGAAAAGCTATATGGCAAGCGCATCAACCATTGAAAGAAAATGGTATGTGATAGATGCAACAGGACATACTTTAGGACGTCTTTCATCCGAAATTGCTAAAATATTAAGAGGCAAGAACAAGCCTACTTATACACCTTTCATTGACACCGGTGACTATGTTATCGTTGTAAATGCTGAAAAAATTAAAGTGACCGGTAAAAAGCTGGATCAAAAAATATACTACAATCATTCCGACTATGTTGGCGGTATGAGAGAGACAACCTTAAGGGAATTAATGGCTAAGAAACCTACTGATGCTATCAGCATTGCAGTTAAGGGTATGTTACCTAAGGGACCTTTAGGAAGACAGATGATCACAAAATTACACGTATACGCTGGTCCTGAGCATGAGAATGCAGCTCAGAAACCGGAAGTATTAGAGATTAAATATTAA
- the truA gene encoding tRNA pseudouridine(38-40) synthase TruA, whose protein sequence is MKRIMLVVAYDGTKYCGWQVQPNGITIEEVLNKVLSELLQEPITIIGASRTDSGVHALGNVAVFDTNSRIPGEKISFALNQRLPEDIVIRESKEVEEDFHPRRCVSQKTYCYRILNSRFPVPTERLYSYFVYYPLKEELMAEAASYLIGTHDFKSFCSSGSQVADTTRTIYDIKVERSGDAITIRITGNGFLYNMIRIIAGTLIKVGLGARPPVNVKEALEKKDRAAAGPKAPAQGLTLEKIEYSNKSY, encoded by the coding sequence ATGAAGAGAATTATGTTGGTGGTAGCCTACGACGGTACAAAATACTGTGGGTGGCAGGTGCAGCCAAACGGAATAACAATAGAAGAAGTTTTAAATAAAGTGCTGAGTGAACTGCTGCAGGAACCCATAACCATCATTGGAGCCAGCAGGACGGATTCCGGAGTACATGCATTGGGAAATGTAGCGGTCTTTGATACGAATAGCAGAATACCCGGAGAGAAGATTTCTTTCGCCTTAAATCAGAGGCTTCCCGAAGATATTGTAATTAGGGAATCAAAAGAAGTAGAGGAGGACTTTCATCCCAGACGCTGCGTAAGCCAAAAAACATATTGCTACAGAATATTAAATTCCAGGTTTCCTGTACCTACAGAAAGACTCTATTCCTACTTTGTATACTATCCTTTGAAGGAAGAATTGATGGCAGAAGCAGCGAGTTATTTGATTGGCACTCATGATTTTAAGAGTTTTTGCTCCTCCGGTTCCCAAGTAGCAGATACTACCCGGACCATATATGACATTAAAGTTGAAAGATCCGGAGATGCTATTACTATCAGGATAACGGGAAATGGATTCCTCTATAATATGATAAGGATTATTGCCGGAACTTTGATAAAAGTCGGTCTTGGTGCCAGGCCTCCTGTTAACGTGAAAGAAGCGTTGGAAAAGAAGGATCGTGCTGCGGCAGGTCCAAAAGCTCCTGCACAGGGATTAACCTTGGAAAAAATTGAATACAGCAATAAAAGCTATTGA
- a CDS encoding energy-coupling factor transporter transmembrane component T family protein, with protein MIRDITIGQYYPADSLLHKLDPRVKLVGTICYIVALFIIKPYTGYLLAALALFAVIKMSKVPLKFILRGLRPIIAILLFTVVFNLFFTQGDPVITFGIITITKQGIKLCITMAIRLILLIIGSSLMTFTTTPNNLTDGLESLLGPLKKIKVPVHEISMMMSIALRFIPILMEETDKIMKAQMARGADFESGNLVKKAKGLIPLLVPLFVSAFRRANDLAMAMEARCYRGGDGRTKMKPLKYKGRDIISYFVLVVFLAAIILMNHVGLV; from the coding sequence ATGATTCGTGACATAACAATCGGACAATATTATCCTGCCGATTCCCTGCTTCATAAATTGGACCCAAGGGTGAAATTAGTCGGAACTATTTGTTACATCGTCGCCCTGTTTATTATAAAACCTTACACAGGATATTTGCTAGCGGCATTGGCCTTATTTGCTGTCATAAAGATGTCAAAAGTACCGCTGAAATTCATATTAAGAGGTTTGAGGCCTATTATAGCAATCCTTCTATTTACAGTTGTATTTAATTTGTTTTTTACCCAAGGCGACCCGGTAATAACATTTGGAATTATCACAATTACCAAACAGGGAATCAAGCTGTGTATTACTATGGCAATACGCTTAATTCTGCTCATAATCGGCTCATCCCTAATGACTTTTACTACGACTCCTAATAATCTGACAGATGGGTTAGAGAGTCTTCTAGGGCCTTTAAAGAAGATAAAGGTTCCGGTACATGAGATATCTATGATGATGTCAATTGCTTTAAGATTCATCCCCATCCTTATGGAAGAGACAGATAAAATTATGAAGGCACAGATGGCCAGAGGTGCTGACTTTGAAAGCGGTAACCTGGTCAAGAAAGCCAAAGGTCTTATTCCTTTATTGGTACCTCTGTTTGTATCGGCATTTCGCCGGGCAAATGATCTTGCCATGGCAATGGAGGCCAGGTGTTACCGTGGCGGTGATGGCAGAACAAAGATGAAGCCTCTTAAATATAAGGGAAGAGATATCATATCTTATTTTGTTTTAGTGGTATTTTTAGCAGCAATTATTTTGATGAATCATGTTGGTCTGGTGTAA
- a CDS encoding energy-coupling factor transporter ATPase, with protein sequence MPIIIDKLQYVYSPQTAYEKHALKDINLVINDGEFVGLIGHTGSGKSTLIQHLNGLLRSTGGKIYFNGQDIYEKDFNMKYLRSKVGLVFQYPEHQLFETTVYKDVSFGPKNLGLDQLEVDMRTYEAIKMVGLGEDMIDASPFELSGGQKRRVAIAGVLAMKPEVLILDEPTAGLDPKGRDEILEQINKLHKESNITIVLVSHSMEDVAKYADKLIVMNKGSVVFQDTPHKVFEHYKELEMMGLAAPQVTYVMHELKDRGIPVKTDATTIEEAREEILKCLLR encoded by the coding sequence ATGCCAATTATAATAGATAAGCTGCAGTATGTATACAGTCCTCAAACGGCATACGAAAAGCATGCATTGAAGGATATAAATCTAGTTATTAATGATGGAGAATTTGTTGGCTTAATCGGACATACAGGCTCTGGAAAGTCGACTCTTATACAGCATCTGAATGGCTTGCTTCGGTCTACAGGTGGGAAAATCTACTTTAACGGCCAAGATATATATGAGAAAGACTTCAATATGAAATATCTAAGAAGTAAAGTTGGACTTGTCTTTCAATATCCCGAGCACCAATTATTTGAGACAACGGTTTATAAAGATGTTAGCTTTGGCCCAAAAAATCTCGGTCTAGATCAGCTTGAAGTGGATATGCGTACTTATGAAGCGATAAAAATGGTCGGGTTGGGAGAAGATATGATTGATGCTTCACCTTTCGAGCTTTCCGGCGGTCAGAAGAGAAGGGTTGCCATAGCGGGTGTATTAGCAATGAAACCGGAAGTTTTAATCCTTGATGAACCTACTGCCGGACTTGATCCAAAGGGACGGGATGAAATCTTAGAGCAGATTAATAAACTTCATAAGGAAAGCAATATAACCATCGTACTGGTTTCCCATAGCATGGAAGACGTAGCGAAATACGCTGATAAACTGATAGTTATGAATAAAGGAAGCGTTGTATTTCAAGATACACCTCATAAGGTATTCGAGCATTATAAGGAATTGGAAATGATGGGTCTAGCAGCACCCCAGGTAACTTATGTGATGCATGAGTTAAAAGACAGAGGAATACCGGTAAAAACCGATGCGACTACGATTGAAGAGGCGAGAGAAGAAATATTGAAGTGTTTATTGCGGTAA
- a CDS encoding energy-coupling factor transporter ATPase: MEMVKTEGLVFEYIRRNDEGEVESINRAIDNVDLGIKKGDFIAILGHNGSGKSTLAKHINAILTPTEGSIWVDGINTKEEEHLWDIRQNAGMVFQNPDNQIIGTVVEEDVGFGAENLGVPTDEIWERVEKSLKAVGMLDYRKHSPNKLSGGQKQRVAIAGVMAMKPQCIVLDEPTAMLDPMGRKEVIETVRELNKKEKVTVVLITHYMEEVINADKVFVMDKGKVVMEGTPREIFKEVEKLKRYRLDVPQVTELSYELRQRGLNIPEGILTVEELVKALCALKGEKEKR, from the coding sequence ATGGAAATGGTAAAAACAGAAGGTTTAGTGTTTGAATATATAAGGCGCAACGATGAAGGTGAAGTCGAGTCTATCAACCGTGCAATTGACAATGTGGATTTAGGGATAAAAAAAGGTGATTTTATAGCGATTCTGGGGCATAATGGTTCCGGTAAATCAACACTTGCCAAACACATTAATGCCATACTAACTCCGACAGAAGGTTCTATCTGGGTAGATGGCATAAATACCAAAGAAGAAGAGCACCTTTGGGATATCAGACAAAATGCAGGCATGGTCTTTCAGAATCCGGACAATCAGATAATAGGAACTGTAGTAGAAGAAGACGTGGGATTTGGTGCGGAAAATTTGGGAGTTCCTACGGATGAAATATGGGAAAGAGTTGAAAAAAGCTTAAAGGCAGTTGGTATGCTTGATTATCGAAAACATTCACCGAATAAACTTTCAGGCGGTCAAAAACAAAGAGTAGCGATAGCTGGAGTTATGGCTATGAAGCCCCAATGCATTGTACTGGATGAGCCGACGGCTATGCTTGATCCTATGGGCCGTAAAGAAGTTATTGAGACGGTTAGAGAGCTAAATAAAAAGGAAAAAGTTACGGTTGTTCTCATTACACATTATATGGAAGAGGTTATCAATGCAGATAAAGTCTTCGTTATGGACAAGGGTAAAGTTGTTATGGAAGGTACACCGAGAGAAATCTTTAAAGAGGTGGAAAAACTGAAACGATACCGCCTTGATGTTCCTCAGGTAACGGAATTAAGCTATGAATTGCGTCAAAGGGGGCTTAATATACCCGAAGGAATATTAACAGTTGAGGAACTGGTAAAGGCGCTTTGTGCACTAAAGGGAGAAAAAGAAAAGAGGTAA
- the lepB gene encoding signal peptidase I encodes MSENMPNEPEKHTEEEKQPFSAKKEILSWVKVILAALVLSFLLNHYVIVSAEVPTGSMENTVMIGDRIIASRLSYHFHEPKRGDIVVFYFPDDETQRYLKRIIGLPGDTIEIKDGKVYINGSTEPLKEDYLRETPVGDYGPYTVPKDSYFMMGDNRNDSFDSRFWEHTYATKDEIIGKAEFRYFPYPKLLK; translated from the coding sequence ATGTCAGAAAATATGCCGAATGAACCTGAGAAACACACAGAGGAAGAAAAACAGCCTTTCTCTGCTAAAAAAGAGATATTAAGCTGGGTAAAAGTTATCCTGGCTGCTCTTGTACTTTCATTTCTTTTAAATCATTATGTAATTGTCAGTGCCGAGGTTCCTACAGGCTCCATGGAGAATACCGTTATGATCGGTGACCGGATTATAGCTTCGAGACTAAGCTACCATTTCCATGAACCCAAACGCGGAGATATCGTTGTCTTTTATTTTCCGGATGATGAAACTCAGAGATATTTAAAGCGCATCATCGGACTTCCTGGGGATACCATTGAGATAAAGGATGGAAAAGTGTACATTAACGGAAGTACTGAACCCTTAAAGGAAGATTACCTTAGAGAAACTCCTGTGGGCGATTACGGTCCTTACACCGTTCCCAAAGATTCTTATTTTATGATGGGCGATAATCGAAACGACTCCTTTGATTCAAGATTTTGGGAACATACCTATGCTACAAAAGATGAGATAATAGGAAAAGCAGAATTTCGTTACTTTCCCTATCCTAAACTGCTTAAGTAA
- a CDS encoding bL17 family ribosomal protein, with translation MAAYRKLGRTSSQRKALLRNQVTSLLYHGKIRTTEAKAKEIRKIAESLIALAVKEKDNFETVTVKAKVARKDKEGKNVKEVVNGKKVNVYDEVEKTVTKDSASRLHARRQMLKQLYTVTEVPTEAAGRKRNTKTVDVTDKLFEEIAPKYVNRNGGYTRIVKIGQRKGDAAMEVLIELV, from the coding sequence ATGGCAGCCTATAGAAAACTTGGAAGAACATCCAGTCAGAGAAAGGCATTGCTGAGAAATCAGGTTACCAGCCTGTTATATCACGGCAAGATCAGGACAACTGAAGCCAAAGCAAAAGAAATTCGTAAAATTGCTGAAAGCTTAATCGCTTTAGCTGTTAAAGAAAAAGATAATTTCGAAACAGTTACTGTTAAAGCAAAAGTTGCCCGTAAAGATAAAGAAGGTAAGAATGTTAAAGAAGTTGTAAACGGAAAGAAAGTTAACGTTTATGATGAAGTAGAAAAGACAGTTACAAAAGACAGTGCATCCCGTCTTCACGCTAGAAGACAGATGTTAAAGCAGCTCTACACTGTAACAGAAGTTCCTACAGAAGCAGCTGGAAGAAAGAGAAATACAAAGACTGTTGATGTAACAGATAAGCTTTTTGAAGAAATCGCTCCTAAGTATGTAAACCGTAACGGTGGTTATACAAGAATCGTAAAGATTGGCCAGCGTAAAGGTGATGCTGCAATGGAAGTACTCATCGAATTAGTTTAA
- a CDS encoding DNA-directed RNA polymerase subunit alpha — MFDFEKPKIEIAEISEDKKFGRFVVEPLERGYGTTLGNSLRRIMLSSLPGAAVSQVKIEGVVHEFSAIPGVKEDVTEIIMNLKSLAIKNTSETNEPKTAYIEFEGEGVVTAGDIQADPDIEVLNPELVLATLNGGSDSKLYMEITITKGRGYISADKNKNDDLPIGVIPIDSIYTPVERVNLSVENTRVGQITDFDKLTLDVFTNGTLAPDEAVSLAAKVLSEHLNSFIDLSENAKTAEIMVEKEDNEKEKVLEMNIDELELSVRSYNCLKRAGINTVEELTNKTSEDMMKVRNLGRKSLEEVLAKLKELGLSLNVSDD; from the coding sequence GTGTTTGATTTTGAGAAACCAAAAATTGAAATTGCAGAAATTTCTGAAGATAAAAAATTTGGACGTTTTGTAGTAGAACCTTTGGAAAGAGGATACGGTACAACCTTGGGCAATTCTTTACGCAGAATTATGCTTTCATCCTTACCCGGAGCTGCAGTCAGCCAAGTTAAGATTGAAGGCGTGGTTCATGAATTTAGCGCGATTCCCGGAGTAAAAGAAGACGTTACTGAAATTATAATGAACTTAAAGAGCCTTGCAATTAAAAATACCAGTGAGACAAATGAGCCTAAAACGGCTTATATCGAATTCGAAGGAGAAGGTGTCGTAACAGCAGGAGATATCCAGGCTGATCCTGACATTGAGGTTTTAAATCCGGAACTGGTTCTTGCAACTCTGAACGGTGGAAGTGACAGTAAATTATATATGGAAATCACTATCACAAAAGGCAGAGGCTATATTAGTGCAGATAAAAACAAGAACGACGACCTGCCTATAGGTGTAATTCCCATTGATTCTATCTATACTCCTGTTGAACGTGTTAATTTAAGCGTTGAGAATACTCGTGTTGGACAGATTACTGACTTTGATAAGCTTACACTTGATGTATTTACTAACGGAACTTTAGCTCCCGATGAAGCTGTCAGCCTTGCTGCCAAGGTTCTGAGCGAGCATCTGAATTCCTTTATCGATTTATCTGAAAATGCCAAGACAGCAGAAATCATGGTAGAAAAAGAAGATAACGAGAAAGAAAAAGTTCTGGAAATGAATATTGACGAACTGGAGTTATCCGTTCGCTCTTATAATTGTCTTAAGAGAGCCGGCATTAATACGGTTGAAGAATTAACAAATAAAACTTCTGAAGATATGATGAAGGTAAGAAACCTTGGTCGTAAGTCCTTAGAGGAAGTACTTGCAAAACTGAAAGAACTTGGTTTATCACTGAATGTAAGTGATGACTAA